In a single window of the Bacillota bacterium genome:
- the hydG gene encoding [FeFe] hydrogenase H-cluster radical SAM maturase HydG: protein MYNPKSKTATEFIDDGEILDTLEYAQKNKHNKDLIESLIERAENCKGLSHREAAVLLECDLPEQNEKIFKLAKKIKQSIYGNRIVLFAPLYLSNYCINGCVYCPYHAKNKHICRKKLTQEEIAHEVIALQDMGHKRLALETGEDPVNNPIEYILESIKTIYSIKHKNGAIRRVNVNIAATTVENYRKLKEAGIGTYVLFQETYNKKSYEQLHPTGPKHDYAYHTEAMDRAMEGGIDDVGVGVLFGLNLYRYDFVGLLMHAEHLEAAMGVGPHTISVPRIRPADDIDPHTFSNAVPDDIFAKIVAVIRIAVPYTGMIMSTRESKKMRERVLDLGISQISGGSKTSVGGYAEPEPEEDNTAQFDVNDTRTLNEVVNWLLKLHYIPSFCTGCYRKGRTGDRFMSLAKTGQIQNCCLPNALMTLMEYVYDYGGKETSDLALPFVYDQIKEIPNEKVRTLVTAEMEKLKKGERDLYL, encoded by the coding sequence ATGTATAATCCAAAATCGAAAACAGCAACTGAATTCATTGATGACGGAGAAATTCTTGACACGCTTGAGTATGCGCAAAAGAACAAACACAATAAAGACTTGATAGAAAGCCTGATAGAACGCGCCGAGAACTGCAAAGGTCTTTCACACAGGGAAGCGGCTGTTCTGCTTGAATGCGATCTGCCTGAGCAGAACGAAAAAATATTTAAGCTCGCTAAAAAAATAAAACAGAGTATCTATGGTAACCGCATTGTTTTATTTGCTCCGCTTTACCTTTCAAATTATTGCATCAATGGCTGCGTCTACTGCCCGTATCATGCAAAAAATAAGCATATATGCCGCAAAAAGCTGACGCAGGAAGAAATAGCCCATGAGGTTATTGCACTGCAGGACATGGGTCACAAACGTCTTGCTTTGGAAACTGGCGAGGACCCCGTAAATAATCCGATCGAATATATACTTGAAAGCATTAAAACAATTTACAGCATAAAGCATAAAAACGGCGCTATCCGCCGCGTAAACGTAAATATTGCCGCAACGACGGTTGAAAATTACCGAAAATTGAAGGAAGCGGGAATCGGCACTTACGTATTGTTTCAAGAGACATACAATAAAAAAAGCTATGAACAACTCCATCCGACGGGACCGAAGCATGACTACGCCTACCATACTGAAGCGATGGACAGGGCAATGGAAGGCGGAATAGACGATGTGGGTGTCGGTGTATTATTCGGGCTTAATTTATACAGATATGATTTTGTAGGGCTTTTGATGCATGCTGAGCATCTTGAGGCCGCTATGGGTGTAGGCCCTCATACGATAAGCGTACCGCGTATACGTCCGGCTGATGATATTGACCCGCATACTTTTTCAAATGCAGTGCCGGATGATATTTTCGCTAAAATTGTCGCAGTTATCCGCATTGCCGTTCCGTATACCGGCATGATCATGTCAACCCGTGAATCGAAAAAAATGCGTGAACGGGTGCTCGATCTTGGCATTTCTCAGATCAGCGGCGGATCAAAAACCAGCGTCGGCGGATATGCTGAACCGGAACCTGAAGAGGACAACACGGCACAGTTTGATGTTAATGATACAAGAACCTTAAATGAGGTTGTGAACTGGCTTTTAAAGCTTCACTATATTCCGAGCTTCTGTACTGGCTGTTACAGAAAGGGGCGCACTGGAGACAGATTTATGAGCCTTGCGAAAACGGGGCAGATACAAAACTGCTGTCTTCCAAACGCGCTTATGACTTTGATGGAGTATGTATATGATTACGGCGGCAAGGAAACTTCCGATTTGGCTTTGCCTTTTGTATATGACCAGATAAAAGAGATACCAAACGAAAAAGTCAGAACTTTGGTTACAGCTGAAATGGAAAAATTAAAGAAGGGAGAACGGGATTTATACCTGTAA
- the hydE gene encoding [FeFe] hydrogenase H-cluster radical SAM maturase HydE: protein MIDKLTLNSTLDREEFLNLISNITEDDKQYLFGQAMQARRRHYGNAVYLRGLIEFTNMCKRNCRYCGIRAANKNADRYRLSNDEILSCCENGYRLGFRTFVLQGGEDDYFTDDRLCGLVSEIKARYPDAAVTLSVGERPKNSYQRLFDAGADRYLLRHETASGRLYNQLHEEMSLSNRKQCLYDLKEIGYQVGAGFMVGLPGQTDEDLVEDLVFLKELSPHMVGIGPFIPQKDTPLANEKSGTAEKTVLLLAVIRLLLPNVLLPATTALGTITPKGREMGLMAGANVLMPNLSPVSVRKKYSLYDGKICTGEEAAECLNCISLRIKSCGLSPDMSRGDFKI, encoded by the coding sequence ATAATTGATAAATTAACCCTGAATAGTACGCTAGACAGGGAAGAATTTTTAAATCTCATTTCAAATATTACAGAAGATGATAAGCAGTATTTGTTTGGACAAGCTATGCAGGCCCGCCGACGGCATTACGGTAACGCTGTATATCTCAGAGGGCTGATTGAATTTACAAACATGTGCAAGAGAAACTGCAGATACTGCGGCATCAGGGCTGCTAATAAGAACGCAGATCGCTATAGATTATCTAATGACGAAATTTTGTCCTGCTGTGAAAACGGATACAGGCTTGGGTTTAGAACCTTTGTGCTACAGGGCGGCGAAGATGATTATTTTACGGACGACAGGCTTTGCGGGCTTGTTTCTGAAATTAAGGCAAGATATCCCGATGCGGCTGTCACGTTATCGGTTGGCGAGAGGCCCAAAAACAGCTATCAGCGCCTTTTTGATGCGGGGGCGGACAGGTATCTTCTTCGCCACGAAACAGCGTCTGGACGGTTATATAACCAGCTTCACGAGGAAATGAGTCTCTCTAACAGAAAGCAGTGCCTTTACGACTTAAAAGAGATCGGCTATCAGGTAGGAGCGGGTTTCATGGTTGGGCTTCCCGGACAGACTGATGAGGACTTAGTCGAAGATCTAGTATTTTTAAAGGAACTATCGCCGCATATGGTCGGGATCGGGCCGTTTATCCCGCAGAAAGACACTCCTCTTGCAAATGAGAAGAGCGGAACGGCTGAAAAAACGGTGCTGCTTCTGGCGGTAATCCGCCTGCTACTGCCAAACGTGCTTCTTCCTGCTACAACTGCGCTTGGCACGATAACGCCCAAGGGCAGGGAAATGGGGCTTATGGCGGGGGCGAATGTACTAATGCCGAATTTGTCACCGGTATCTGTTAGAAAAAAATATAGCTTGTATGACGGAAAGATATGTACTGGAGAGGAAGCGGCCGAGTGTCTGAATTGTATTTCACTCAGGATAAAAAGCTGCGGTCTTTCTCCTGACATGTCCCGCGGTGATTTTAAGATATAA
- a CDS encoding iron-only hydrogenase system regulator: MKKVAVISAILEEPELCQNSFNSIVSEFKGIIRGRMGIPFEEGQIGVVALTVVGSLDEINSLTGKLGNIPHISVKTAVSKKEI, encoded by the coding sequence ATGAAAAAGGTTGCAGTTATAAGTGCAATACTTGAAGAGCCGGAGTTGTGTCAGAATTCTTTTAACAGTATAGTATCAGAATTTAAAGGTATTATCCGCGGCAGAATGGGAATCCCGTTTGAGGAAGGGCAGATAGGCGTAGTTGCGCTGACTGTTGTAGGCTCACTTGATGAAATTAACAGTTTGACAGGAAAGCTTGGAAATATCCCGCACATTTCCGTTAAAACGGCCGTTTCAAAAAAGGAGATCTAG